Proteins encoded together in one Variovorax paradoxus EPS window:
- a CDS encoding 4Fe-4S dicluster domain-containing protein: MPIALTPTSVPVRIDEDKCIAHKGCTVCVDVCPLDVLAIDLSKGKAYMKFDECWYCMPCEKDCPTGAVTVDIPYLLR; encoded by the coding sequence ATGCCAATCGCCCTCACTCCCACCAGCGTGCCCGTGCGCATCGACGAAGACAAGTGCATCGCCCACAAGGGCTGCACCGTCTGCGTGGACGTCTGCCCGCTCGACGTGCTCGCCATCGACCTCAGCAAAGGAAAGGCCTACATGAAGTTCGACGAGTGCTGGTACTGCATGCCTTGCGAGAAGGACTGCCCCACCGGCGCAGTCACCGTCGACATCCCCTACCTGCTGCGCTGA
- a CDS encoding fumarate reductase/succinate dehydrogenase flavoprotein subunit — MNIITRTVDVLVIGGGTAGPMAAVKAKEANPKLEVLLLEKANVKRSGAISMGMDGLNNAVVPGFATPEQYVKEITTANDGIVNQKTVMAYARNSYSMIEELDRWGVKFEKDETGDYAMRKVHHMGTYVLPMPEGHNIKNVLYRRLKRTRVEMSQRLVVTRLLTAADGSVAGAMAFDCRTAEFHVIRAKSVVLATGAAGRLGLPASGYLFGTYENPTNAGDGYSMAYHAGAELSGIECFQINPLIKDYNGPACAYVTGPFGGHTTNNKGERFIECDYWSGQMMMEFYNELQGGNGPVFLKLSHLAEETIATIEQILHTNERPSRGRFHAGRGTDYREQMVEMHISEIGLCSGHSASGVWVDEHARTTVPGLHAAGDLACVPHNYMLGAFVYGRLAGESAAQHCAENELPALDEEQVAREHARVSAPLLRSGGLPPTQVEYKLRRMVNDYLQPPKVTRKMEIGLSRFEQIHEDLEQLAAPGPHELMRAMEVHAIRDCAEMAARASLYRTESRWGLYHHRVDFPERNDRDWFCHTQLQKQGDAMVSFKRPVDPYIVPLDAHEMSAYQHLRVPAAVREPVAA; from the coding sequence ATGAACATCATCACCCGCACGGTCGACGTGCTGGTCATCGGCGGCGGCACGGCCGGGCCGATGGCGGCCGTCAAGGCCAAGGAAGCCAACCCCAAGCTCGAAGTGCTGCTGCTGGAGAAAGCCAACGTCAAGCGCAGCGGCGCCATCTCGATGGGGATGGACGGGCTGAACAACGCGGTCGTGCCCGGCTTCGCCACGCCCGAGCAATACGTAAAAGAGATCACCACCGCCAACGACGGCATCGTCAACCAGAAGACGGTGATGGCCTATGCGCGCAACAGCTATTCGATGATCGAGGAGCTCGACCGCTGGGGCGTCAAGTTCGAGAAGGACGAGACCGGCGACTACGCGATGCGGAAGGTCCACCACATGGGCACCTACGTGCTGCCGATGCCCGAAGGCCACAACATCAAGAACGTGCTGTATCGGCGCCTCAAGCGCACGCGCGTGGAGATGTCGCAGCGCCTCGTGGTCACGCGCCTGCTGACGGCGGCCGACGGCAGCGTCGCGGGCGCGATGGCCTTCGACTGCCGCACGGCCGAGTTCCATGTGATCCGCGCGAAATCGGTGGTGCTCGCCACAGGCGCGGCCGGCCGGCTCGGGCTGCCCGCCTCCGGCTACCTCTTCGGCACCTACGAGAACCCGACCAACGCGGGCGACGGCTACAGCATGGCCTACCACGCGGGCGCGGAGCTCTCGGGCATCGAGTGCTTCCAGATCAACCCGCTCATCAAGGACTACAACGGCCCCGCCTGCGCCTACGTGACCGGCCCCTTCGGTGGCCACACCACCAACAACAAGGGCGAGCGCTTCATCGAGTGCGACTACTGGAGCGGCCAGATGATGATGGAGTTCTACAACGAGCTCCAGGGCGGCAACGGCCCGGTCTTTCTCAAGCTGAGCCACCTGGCCGAGGAGACCATCGCCACCATCGAGCAGATCCTGCACACCAACGAACGCCCGAGCCGCGGGCGCTTTCACGCGGGGCGCGGCACCGACTACCGCGAGCAGATGGTGGAGATGCACATCTCCGAGATCGGCCTGTGCAGCGGCCACTCGGCCTCGGGCGTGTGGGTGGATGAACACGCGCGCACCACGGTGCCGGGCCTGCACGCCGCGGGCGACCTCGCCTGCGTGCCGCACAACTACATGCTCGGCGCCTTCGTCTACGGCCGCCTCGCCGGTGAAAGCGCAGCCCAGCATTGCGCGGAGAACGAGCTGCCCGCGCTCGATGAAGAACAGGTCGCACGCGAGCACGCCCGTGTCAGCGCCCCCCTCCTTCGCAGCGGGGGTCTCCCGCCCACGCAGGTCGAATACAAGCTGCGCCGCATGGTCAACGACTACCTGCAGCCGCCCAAGGTCACGCGGAAGATGGAGATCGGCCTCTCGCGCTTCGAGCAGATCCACGAAGACCTCGAACAGCTCGCCGCCCCCGGCCCGCACGAGCTGATGCGCGCGATGGAAGTGCACGCGATCCGCGATTGCGCCGAGATGGCCGCGCGCGCCTCGCTCTACCGCACCGAGAGCCGCTGGGGCCTCTATCACCACCGCGTGGATTTCCCCGAGCGCAACGACCGCGACTGGTTCTGCCACACGCAGTTGCAGAAGCAAGGCGACGCGATGGTGAGCTTCAAGCGCCCGGTCGATCCGTACATCGTGCCGCTCGATGCGCACGAGATGTCGGCCTACCAGCACCTGCGCGTGCCGGCAGCCGTACGCGAGCCCGTCGCGGCCTGA
- a CDS encoding GntR family transcriptional regulator has translation MSSAPALEPIAFSPVPLYTQVRETLRERILDGTYAPHAQLPSESEMVALFKVSRITVRQALSDLQRENLIFKIPGKGTFVAKPKAFQQLAQLEGFAESMGRMGYEIRNQVTSHKTVPASPRVAQRLGLAEGTPVAQIKRVRHLNRAPVSYEVTYLPHAIGERLRQADLAGRDIFLILENDYGIALGHADLQIDAMLADELLARSLDVPEGTAVLRVERLTHTADGAPLDFEDLYFRGDAFQHRLRIARSHPTKDTP, from the coding sequence ATGTCTTCTGCTCCGGCGCTCGAGCCCATCGCCTTTTCACCCGTTCCGCTCTACACCCAGGTGCGCGAAACGCTGCGCGAACGCATCCTCGACGGCACCTACGCGCCGCATGCGCAACTGCCTTCCGAAAGCGAAATGGTCGCGCTCTTCAAGGTCAGCCGCATCACGGTGCGGCAGGCGCTCAGCGACCTGCAGCGTGAGAACCTGATCTTCAAGATCCCGGGCAAGGGCACCTTCGTCGCCAAGCCCAAGGCGTTCCAGCAGCTCGCACAGCTCGAAGGCTTTGCCGAGTCGATGGGCCGCATGGGCTACGAGATCCGCAATCAGGTCACGAGCCATAAGACCGTGCCCGCCTCGCCGCGCGTGGCGCAGCGCCTGGGCCTGGCGGAGGGCACGCCGGTTGCACAGATCAAGCGTGTGCGGCATCTGAACCGCGCCCCGGTGTCCTATGAGGTGACCTACCTGCCCCACGCCATCGGCGAGCGATTGCGGCAGGCGGACCTCGCCGGGCGCGACATCTTCCTGATTTTGGAGAACGACTACGGCATCGCGCTCGGCCACGCCGACCTGCAGATCGACGCGATGCTCGCCGACGAATTGCTCGCACGTTCGCTGGACGTTCCCGAAGGCACCGCGGTGCTGCGCGTGGAGCGCCTCACCCACACGGCCGACGGCGCGCCGCTCGATTTCGAAGACCTCTATTTCCGCGGCGATGCGTTCCAGCACCGGCTTCGCATCGCCCGCAGTCATCCCACGAAGGACACCCCATGA
- a CDS encoding WG repeat-containing protein, producing the protein MLPVRSAESGLFGFIDIAGEIVVPPQFHSVGPFAANGLAVAHLDPNSESGYGFIDRTGRVVVGPSFHQAEDFSTQGIATVILDRAQFFRHAFVDAAGNKIFPADFEHARSFDDGGLAVVRTEDGTSGCIDVRGEMVISAIYDGIGAFAANGLAKVRRAGYRGFVDVAGNEALRPAFKEFSEFDACGLATFKAGNHRYGYMGSGGETRIPARYAEAAGFAANGLAKVRIGKRWGFIDTAGELMIDPGFDDVSGFSYAGLAIFLHTNGKWGAIDASGDTVIDPVYDEIDASFDPAVLEVVRDGVRGYISHAGAWIGNQFR; encoded by the coding sequence ATGCTTCCTGTCAGATCCGCCGAGAGCGGCCTGTTTGGGTTCATCGATATCGCAGGCGAAATCGTTGTGCCGCCGCAGTTCCACAGCGTCGGGCCTTTCGCCGCAAATGGTCTGGCCGTCGCCCACCTGGATCCGAACAGCGAGAGCGGCTATGGATTCATCGATCGGACCGGCCGCGTCGTCGTCGGTCCGTCGTTCCACCAGGCCGAAGATTTCTCGACACAGGGCATCGCCACGGTAATCCTCGATCGCGCCCAGTTCTTCCGACACGCCTTCGTGGACGCTGCGGGGAACAAGATCTTCCCTGCGGACTTCGAACATGCCCGCTCGTTCGACGATGGCGGTCTCGCGGTGGTCCGCACGGAAGATGGCACCAGCGGTTGCATCGACGTGCGGGGAGAAATGGTGATATCGGCGATCTATGACGGCATCGGCGCATTCGCCGCCAACGGCCTCGCCAAGGTCAGGCGCGCCGGCTATCGCGGCTTCGTCGACGTCGCCGGCAACGAAGCGCTTCGCCCGGCATTCAAGGAGTTCAGCGAATTCGATGCGTGCGGGCTCGCGACCTTCAAGGCCGGCAACCATCGGTATGGCTACATGGGCAGCGGGGGCGAGACGCGCATTCCTGCGCGCTACGCGGAAGCCGCCGGCTTCGCTGCGAACGGCCTCGCCAAGGTTCGCATCGGGAAACGATGGGGCTTCATCGACACGGCTGGAGAGCTGATGATCGACCCGGGCTTCGACGACGTGTCGGGCTTCAGCTATGCAGGGCTTGCCATCTTTCTGCACACCAACGGAAAGTGGGGCGCCATCGATGCCTCGGGCGATACGGTCATTGATCCGGTCTATGACGAGATAGATGCGTCGTTCGACCCCGCGGTGCTGGAGGTCGTGCGCGATGGCGTGCGCGGTTACATCAGCCACGCCGGGGCATGGATCGGCAACCAGTTCCGCTAG